The DNA region GCCTGGCGGCGCTGGTCGCGGTGGCCAACGCCGGTGTGCACGTCCCCAAGCACGGCATCCCGCCGGTGGGCGACCTGACCGACGGCTTGCGGGTGGCCGGCCTGGTGGGTGCGGCCGCGACCGTCGTCGGCGCTTTCCTGGCCCTGCTGCACCGCAAGGCCGAGCCGGCGCTGGCGCCCGCGGCCGCCGCGGTGACCACCTCCGACGAGCCCGCCGCCGCGTCCTGAGACCGGCGGCAGACTCCCCGACAGAAGGCAGGATGCGATGGCCGCGGCACCCGCGCCCGCCGGATCGCAGGCGTCCGTCGCCGCCATAGCGGAGCTGAGCGCCGCGCTGGCCGACGTCGCGGACGCGGTCCGCCCCGGGCACCTGGGCGAACGCACGCCGTGCAGCCGGTTCTCGGTGGCCGGACTGCTCGCCCACCTCGCGTACTCGCTCGGATCGTGCGAGCGCGCGGCGCGCAAGGACGCGGCGTTCGACACGGCGCGCGGCGCGCAGCCGGGTGCCGCGCCGACCACCGCGCGGGACGTCGCGCGGGACGTCGCGCCATCCACCGCGCGGGACGTCGCGGCGGCCTCCCGCCGGACCGGCGCGGCCTGGCAGCGGCCCGAGGCCCTGCTGGGCAGCACCGAGTTCGGGCTGGTCCCGGGCCGAGCGCGCGGCCCGGAGAAGCTGCCCGCCGCCTTCGCGGTGCTGGTGACCGTGCAGGAACTCGGGCTGCACGGCTGGGACCTGGCCTCGTCGATCGGCCTGCCGTTCCGCGTCTCGCAGGAGACCGGGCGGGTGCTGGTCGAGGCGGTGGGCGTCTTCGCCGCCAGGGCCCGGCCGAGCGGGAGTTACGGACCGGCGCTCGACGTCTCGCCCAACGCGCCCGCGCTGCTGCGCGCGCTGGCGGCGAGCGGCCGCAGCCCGTCCTGGAGCAGCCGGCCGCGCCTGCGGCCGGTCGACTGAGTTCCCCGAACCGCGCTTCGCCGCGCCGGCCCCCGTACGGCGCGGCGGAGCGCTTTTTCCACTGCCCCCAGAAAGGCGGCGGAGGAGATTTCTGGGGTTGGTTATAGGGGTCGGCCGTCGATAGCGTCCGAAGAGGCGAGTCGGCCGTGACAATCCGCTGGAAAGGTCGAGACGATGCGGTGGGACGACATTTACGTGGGCGGCGTGGCCGCTTTCCTGGGGCACAAAGAGGATGTGCACGAGGCGCTGGCGGACGGCCGCTACGACGCCGAGGAGCACGAGGAGAACGACTACCTGTTCGTGCGGGTGGAGGACGAGTTGACGCCCGCCGACATGGCGGTGCGGGCCGCCCGCGAGGCGCTGGGGCGGGCCGGGACGCCGGACGGCGGCGTCGGGCTCTACCTGCACGCGGCCTCCACGTTCCAGGGGCTCGACCACTGGACGCCCGGCTCGTACATCCAGGAGCAGACCGCCGGCGGCACCGCCCCGGCGCTGGAGGTCCGGCAGGCGTGCAACGGCGCGATCATGTCGCTGGAGCTGGCGGCGGCGTACCTGACCGCGAAGCCCGAGCCGTCGTCGGCGCTGATCACCACCGGCGACCGCTACAACCCGCCGGCCTACGACCGCTACCGCACCGACAAGAACATCCTGCTCGCCGACGGCGCCACCGCCCTGGTGCTCTCCCGCGGACGGGAGGGCGTGGCCCGGCTGCTGTCCACCGCGACGGTCGGCGACACCGGGCACGAGGCGCTGGGCCGCGGCACCGGCGGCTGGCAGCAGTCGCCGGGCGACGCCGGGCTGCCGATCCTGCTGCGCGAGCGGAAGAAGGAGTACCTGATCGGCGGCGGGAAGATCGAGGACATCATCCGCACCCTGACGGTGCGTCAGCAGCAGGCGATGGACACCGCGCTGTCCGACGCCGGGGTGACGGCCGCCGACGTCGCGCGGTTCGTCTACCCCAACATCGGCCGGGTCGCCCAGGACTGGGAGATCCGCAAGGCCGCGGGCATCACCGAGGAGCAGACCACCTGGGCGTGGGGCCGCGAGGTCGGCCACATCGCTGCGGGCGACCAGTTCGCCGGCCTGGCCCACCTGCTGGAGTCCGGCGCGGTGCGGCCCGGCGACCGGGTCGCGCTGGCCGGCGTGGGCAGCGGCTACAACTTCGGCTGGGCGGTGGTGGAGATCCTGCGGACCCCCCAGTGGTCGACGACGGCGAGCTGACGCCGCGGCGCGACCCACGCTCGGCATGGACACGCGGACCCGCGCTCGGCAGGGAAGGGGAGGCACGTGCACCTCACCGACGGAGTGACCCTGGTGACCGGCGGCGCGTCCGGGCTCGGACTGGCCGTGGCCCGGCACGTCGCCGCGGCCGGCGGCGCGGTGGTCATCGCCGACCTGCCGGGGTCGGCCGGGCGCGAGCGGGCCGCGGAGATCGGCGGCAAGGTGCTCTTCGCGGCGGCCGACGTCACCGACGAGGCCGACGTCGAACGGGCGCTGGACCTGGCCGGGACGCTCGGCCCGCTGCGGTTCGTGGTCAACTGCGCCGGGGTGATCAACACGATCAGGACCGCGGGCCGCCACGGCCCCTTCCCACTCGCCGAGTTCGCCCGCGTGGTGCAGGTCAACCTGGTGGGCACCTTCAACGTGATCCGGCTGGCGGCACAGCGGATCGCGCGGGCGGAGGCGGTGGGCGGCGAGCGCGGAGTCGTCGTCAACACCGCCTCCGTCGCGGCCTTCGAGGGGCAGGTCGGCCAGGCCGCGTACGCGGCGTCCAAGGGCGGCGTGGCCGGCCTGACGCTGCCGGTCGCCCGCGACCTGGCCGGTCTGCTGATCCGGGTCGCGGCGATCGCGCCCGGACTGTTCGACACGCCCATGCTCGGCGAGCTGCCGGAGGCGGCGGTGGCCTCGCTCAGCGCGCAGACCCCGCACCCCTCCCGGCTGGGCGCGCCGGCGGAGTACGCGGCGCTGGTCGCGCACGTCATCGCCAACCCGATGATCAACGGCGAGGTGATCCGGCTCGACGGCGCGATCCGCATGGCGCCACGGTGATCCTGCCGTAGTCTCGCCGGCGGCCGGCCGGCACGCGGCGCGGCGCGGCGATCCACCGCGGTACCCGCACCCGTACCCGTCGAACAGGAGCGAGCGATGCGCATCGGCATGCAGCTGGACCACCGGCGCGGCTTCCTGGAGGCCGTCGAGGAGCTGCGCGACCTGGAGCGGGCGGGCCTGGGGATCGTGTACGTCTCCGAGCTGTACAGCTTCGACGCGGTCAGCCAGCTCGGCTACGTCGCCGCCGTCACCGACCGGCTGGAGATCGCCTCCGGCATCCTCCAGGCGTACACCCGCACGCCGACGCTGACCGCGATGACCGCCGCCGGACTGGACTACGTCTCCGGCGGCCGGTTCACGCTGGGCATCGGGGTGTCCGGGCCGCAGGTCGTCGAGGGCTTCCACGGAGTGCCGTACGACGCGCCGCTGGGCCGCACCCGCGAGATCGTGGAGATCTGCCGCAAGGTGTGGCGCCGGGAGACCCTGGTGTACGAGGGCCGCCACCACCGCATCCCGCTCGGGCCGGACCGGGGCACCGGCCTGGGCAAGCCGCTGAAGCTGCTCAACCGGCCGGTGCGCGAGCGGATCCCGGTGATGATCGCCGCGACCGGGCCGAAGAACACCGCGCTGGCGGCGGAGATCGCCGAAGCGTGGGAGCCGATCTTCTTCCACCCCGAGCGCGCTGGGGAGGTCTTCGGCGCCGCCCTCGGCGAGGGCGGGGCCCGGCGCGACCCGGCGCTCGGCGAGCTGCAGGTCCACGTGGACGTGCCGGCCGCGCTGGGCGACGACGTGGCCGACGCCCTGGACGCCGCCCGGC from Actinacidiphila sp. DG2A-62 includes:
- a CDS encoding TIGR03086 family metal-binding protein, translating into MAAAPAPAGSQASVAAIAELSAALADVADAVRPGHLGERTPCSRFSVAGLLAHLAYSLGSCERAARKDAAFDTARGAQPGAAPTTARDVARDVAPSTARDVAAASRRTGAAWQRPEALLGSTEFGLVPGRARGPEKLPAAFAVLVTVQELGLHGWDLASSIGLPFRVSQETGRVLVEAVGVFAARARPSGSYGPALDVSPNAPALLRALAASGRSPSWSSRPRLRPVD
- a CDS encoding ketoacyl-ACP synthase III family protein, with the protein product MRWDDIYVGGVAAFLGHKEDVHEALADGRYDAEEHEENDYLFVRVEDELTPADMAVRAAREALGRAGTPDGGVGLYLHAASTFQGLDHWTPGSYIQEQTAGGTAPALEVRQACNGAIMSLELAAAYLTAKPEPSSALITTGDRYNPPAYDRYRTDKNILLADGATALVLSRGREGVARLLSTATVGDTGHEALGRGTGGWQQSPGDAGLPILLRERKKEYLIGGGKIEDIIRTLTVRQQQAMDTALSDAGVTAADVARFVYPNIGRVAQDWEIRKAAGITEEQTTWAWGREVGHIAAGDQFAGLAHLLESGAVRPGDRVALAGVGSGYNFGWAVVEILRTPQWSTTAS
- a CDS encoding SDR family NAD(P)-dependent oxidoreductase; translated protein: MHLTDGVTLVTGGASGLGLAVARHVAAAGGAVVIADLPGSAGRERAAEIGGKVLFAAADVTDEADVERALDLAGTLGPLRFVVNCAGVINTIRTAGRHGPFPLAEFARVVQVNLVGTFNVIRLAAQRIARAEAVGGERGVVVNTASVAAFEGQVGQAAYAASKGGVAGLTLPVARDLAGLLIRVAAIAPGLFDTPMLGELPEAAVASLSAQTPHPSRLGAPAEYAALVAHVIANPMINGEVIRLDGAIRMAPR
- a CDS encoding LLM class F420-dependent oxidoreductase, producing the protein MRIGMQLDHRRGFLEAVEELRDLERAGLGIVYVSELYSFDAVSQLGYVAAVTDRLEIASGILQAYTRTPTLTAMTAAGLDYVSGGRFTLGIGVSGPQVVEGFHGVPYDAPLGRTREIVEICRKVWRRETLVYEGRHHRIPLGPDRGTGLGKPLKLLNRPVRERIPVMIAATGPKNTALAAEIAEAWEPIFFHPERAGEVFGAALGEGGARRDPALGELQVHVDVPAALGDDVADALDAARLRLAHYIGGMGARGRNFYFDLACRYGHGDAATRIQDLYLDGRRREAAAAVPDSLVRGVSLIGSPAEAADRIAAFAAAGVTTLSLSPMGRAAGSREGRLRLVEQVAALAG